In Nocardia sputorum, a single genomic region encodes these proteins:
- a CDS encoding helix-turn-helix domain-containing protein: MTRIATGIGAYLRERRLAAGLTAAHLAARAGLTEAGLDQIETGAVAPNHPLLQRLFDALEVPIWYRKHIVALTQPSFFAAAYGPGPDVPTPDDQADLHSLPDPACYQRMPTQDLVEANSAYQRVFPGAVARGNVLEWMFLDAAARRVMVDWAVEAHLLVDAFRFLSPLAPRERVEQIAERCRRSPDWDRMWTTEVSAADIPRRRLRVRELATGRVRTMSMRVYSPELPERPWWLFRLVTIGRTPEARARM; the protein is encoded by the coding sequence GTGACGCGCATCGCAACTGGCATCGGCGCTTATCTGCGCGAACGACGCCTCGCCGCGGGGCTGACCGCCGCCCATCTCGCGGCGCGCGCGGGGCTCACCGAGGCCGGGCTGGACCAGATCGAAACCGGGGCGGTAGCGCCGAATCACCCACTGCTGCAGCGTCTGTTCGACGCGCTCGAGGTGCCGATCTGGTACCGCAAGCACATCGTCGCGCTGACCCAGCCGAGCTTCTTCGCGGCGGCCTACGGACCCGGCCCCGACGTGCCGACTCCGGACGACCAGGCCGACCTGCACAGCCTTCCCGACCCGGCCTGCTATCAGCGGATGCCCACGCAGGATCTGGTGGAGGCCAATTCCGCCTATCAGCGCGTGTTCCCGGGTGCGGTCGCCCGAGGGAACGTGCTGGAGTGGATGTTCCTCGACGCGGCGGCCCGGCGGGTGATGGTGGACTGGGCCGTGGAGGCGCACCTGCTCGTCGACGCCTTCCGCTTCCTGTCCCCCCTCGCGCCGCGCGAGCGCGTCGAGCAGATCGCCGAACGTTGCCGCCGCTCCCCCGATTGGGACCGCATGTGGACCACCGAAGTCAGCGCCGCGGACATCCCGCGCCGCCGATTGCGGGTGCGCGAGCTCGCCACGGGCCGGGTCCGCACGATGAGCATGCGGGTCTACAGCCCCGAACTCCCGGAACGCCCGTGGTGGCTTTTCCGGCTGGTGACGATCGGCCGAACGCCCGAGGCTCGGGCGCGGATGTAG
- a CDS encoding VanW family protein, whose translation MTSQPSTGGRGPQPGGEVGWRQLLGAERPQGSDRSVAWSGDEQLTQPLQTTRRRPAPPAPRRAPARRPVSTPPPKRLDSATVRRAGIAVGAVLAVAGLGYVVDLVMSSGEVPRGTVVAGVEVGGMDTSAADARLRAELEPRAGRELPLRIGDVQTRIVPSAAGLGVDWDATWSRIGSQPLNPFTRLASFVTSRDVSIVSAIDEPALDRQLTELRVHDRASVDGTVTFDKARPVAVPPVPGRVLDVAAARTELADRWVTGTTVDLPVVPAPLQVRPEAVDKALREVAEPAVRAPISFAGKGGSGKLDPEQIASVLAFGPDGQGGLAVSVNQDAAIGLLAPQLAGTEVEPKDATFAVSGGKPSVVPAVVGDKINWPKTFEQFTALLVAPGERTAQVVYERIEPKLTTEAAQGLGVIEPVGSFTTGGFSGPSGVNIRTVAKKVDGAIVKPGETFSLNEFTGPRGTAEGYVESGIIDHGRPSTAVGGGISQFATTLYNAAYFAGLEDAGHTEHSYYISRYPAAREATVFDGAIDLKFRNNTPTGIYIETVATSTDITVRLWGTKTVDVESITGEKTKPTEPNTITLPKGKDCIASEGAPGFTISDTRVITDRKTGREVSRKTRTVKYDPIPVVKCE comes from the coding sequence GTGACGAGCCAGCCGAGCACCGGAGGACGCGGCCCACAGCCAGGGGGCGAAGTCGGATGGCGCCAGCTCCTCGGGGCCGAGCGCCCCCAAGGATCGGACCGGTCGGTCGCCTGGAGCGGCGACGAACAGCTCACTCAACCTCTGCAAACTACCCGGCGACGGCCCGCGCCGCCCGCACCCCGCCGTGCGCCCGCGCGTCGCCCGGTCTCCACTCCGCCGCCGAAGCGCTTGGACAGCGCGACCGTGCGCCGGGCGGGTATCGCGGTCGGCGCCGTGCTCGCGGTCGCGGGTCTCGGCTACGTGGTGGACTTGGTGATGTCCTCGGGCGAGGTGCCGCGCGGCACTGTCGTGGCGGGCGTCGAGGTGGGCGGCATGGACACCTCCGCCGCCGATGCGCGGCTGCGTGCCGAACTCGAGCCGAGGGCGGGGCGGGAGCTGCCGCTGCGCATCGGCGACGTGCAGACCCGCATCGTGCCGAGCGCTGCCGGACTGGGCGTGGACTGGGACGCCACCTGGTCGCGGATCGGCTCCCAGCCGCTGAATCCGTTCACCCGGCTCGCTTCCTTCGTCACCAGCCGCGACGTGTCGATCGTCAGCGCGATCGACGAACCGGCGCTGGATCGTCAGCTCACCGAGTTGCGGGTGCACGACCGGGCTTCGGTCGACGGCACCGTCACCTTCGACAAGGCCAGACCTGTTGCCGTACCTCCCGTTCCGGGGCGGGTCCTCGACGTCGCCGCCGCGCGTACGGAATTGGCCGACCGGTGGGTCACCGGGACCACGGTGGACCTGCCCGTCGTCCCCGCGCCGTTGCAGGTGCGCCCGGAGGCCGTGGACAAAGCCCTGCGCGAGGTCGCCGAGCCCGCCGTGCGCGCGCCGATCTCGTTCGCGGGCAAGGGCGGCTCGGGCAAACTCGATCCCGAGCAGATCGCGTCCGTCCTCGCCTTCGGCCCGGACGGGCAGGGCGGTCTGGCCGTGTCGGTGAATCAGGACGCCGCGATCGGTCTGCTCGCGCCGCAGCTGGCCGGCACGGAGGTCGAGCCGAAGGACGCGACGTTCGCGGTGTCGGGCGGCAAGCCGTCGGTCGTGCCCGCCGTGGTCGGCGACAAGATCAACTGGCCGAAGACCTTCGAACAGTTCACCGCGCTGCTGGTCGCGCCGGGCGAGCGGACCGCCCAGGTGGTCTACGAGCGGATCGAACCGAAACTGACCACCGAGGCCGCGCAGGGGCTCGGCGTGATCGAGCCCGTCGGCTCGTTCACCACCGGCGGTTTCAGCGGTCCCTCCGGGGTCAACATCCGCACGGTGGCCAAGAAGGTCGACGGCGCGATCGTGAAGCCGGGAGAAACGTTCTCGCTCAACGAGTTCACCGGTCCCCGGGGCACCGCCGAGGGCTACGTCGAATCCGGCATCATCGACCACGGCCGCCCGAGCACGGCGGTCGGCGGCGGCATCAGCCAGTTCGCCACCACCCTCTACAACGCGGCCTATTTCGCCGGCCTCGAGGACGCGGGCCACACCGAGCACAGCTACTACATCTCCCGCTATCCCGCCGCCCGCGAAGCCACCGTGTTCGACGGCGCGATCGACCTGAAGTTCCGCAACAACACCCCCACCGGCATCTACATCGAAACCGTCGCGACCAGCACGGATATCACCGTCCGACTGTGGGGCACCAAGACGGTCGACGTCGAATCCATCACCGGCGAGAAGACCAAACCGACCGAGCCCAACACCATCACCCTGCCCAAGGGCAAGGACTGCATCGCTTCCGAGGGCGCCCCGGGCTTCACCATCTCCGACACCCGCGTCATCACCGACCGCAAAACGGGCCGCGAAGTCTCCCGCAAGACCCGCACGGTGAAGTACGACCCGATCCCGGTCGTGAAGTGCGAGTGA
- the gnd gene encoding phosphogluconate dehydrogenase (NAD(+)-dependent, decarboxylating) — translation MQLGMIGLGRMGANIVRRVVGDGHTAVGYERHSAHIDELRAELGDRFRGSTDLTEFVGMLETPRVVWVMIPAGATGAVIDQVAELLEPGDIVIDGGNSRYHEDLARAERLKPAGIHYVDIGTSGGVFGLTRGFCLMIGGESEPVKHLDPLLKSIAPGLESAERTPGRTGEPSTAELGYLHCGPVGAGHFVKMVHNGIEYGAMAAYAEGLNILRRANYGAEHTGEFSAEETPLEHPEYYQYDLDVPEITEVWRRGSVVASWLLDLTAAALHADPNLDSYSGRVSDSGEGRWTIDAAIDTGVPVPVLSSALFARFSSRGEALYADKVLSAMRKAFGGHIELPGK, via the coding sequence ATGCAGCTGGGAATGATCGGCCTCGGCCGGATGGGCGCGAACATCGTGCGTCGCGTCGTCGGGGACGGACACACCGCCGTCGGATACGAGCGTCACTCCGCGCACATCGACGAATTGCGCGCGGAGCTCGGGGACCGCTTCCGCGGGAGCACCGACCTCACCGAATTCGTCGGCATGCTCGAGACGCCGCGCGTGGTGTGGGTGATGATCCCGGCCGGCGCGACCGGGGCGGTGATCGACCAGGTCGCCGAGCTGCTCGAACCGGGCGACATCGTCATCGACGGCGGCAACAGCCGCTACCACGAGGACCTCGCGCGCGCCGAACGGTTGAAGCCCGCGGGCATTCATTACGTCGACATCGGCACCTCGGGCGGGGTGTTCGGCCTGACTCGCGGTTTCTGCCTGATGATCGGCGGCGAGTCCGAGCCGGTGAAGCACCTGGACCCGCTGCTGAAATCCATCGCGCCGGGCCTCGAGTCGGCGGAACGGACACCGGGACGCACCGGCGAGCCGTCCACGGCCGAGCTGGGTTATCTGCACTGCGGGCCGGTGGGGGCGGGCCACTTCGTGAAGATGGTGCACAACGGCATCGAGTACGGGGCGATGGCCGCCTACGCCGAAGGGTTGAACATCTTGCGGCGGGCCAACTATGGGGCCGAGCACACCGGCGAATTCTCCGCGGAGGAGACGCCGCTGGAGCATCCCGAGTACTACCAGTACGACCTGGATGTGCCCGAGATCACCGAAGTATGGCGTCGAGGGTCGGTGGTCGCGTCCTGGCTGCTCGACCTGACGGCGGCCGCCCTGCACGCGGATCCGAACCTGGATTCCTACAGCGGCCGGGTGTCCGACTCGGGCGAGGGCCGCTGGACGATCGACGCGGCCATCGACACCGGTGTGCCCGTGCCCGTGTTGTCGTCCGCCTTGTTCGCGCGCTTCTCCTCGCGGGGCGAAGCGCTGTACGCGGACAAAGTGCTCTCGGCGATGCGCAAAGCCTTCGGCGGGCACATCGAGCTCCCCGGCAAATAG
- a CDS encoding 3-oxoacyl-ACP reductase: protein MAASKSKGAPNLYGSFVHSAPGAFLAGKLGLPKPETLRRYVKGEPPLSGPVLIGGKGRVAEPVRALLSDYTFADALSQGTKYGALVFDATGIGTIEDLSQLFEFFQPALRSLTPSGRIVVIGTTPELASGVDEQIAQRALEGFTRSVAKELLRGSTAQLVYLHPEASATATGLESTLRFLLSAKSAFVDGQVIRVGKDDASAPADWDRPLDGKVAVVTGAARGIGATIAEVFARDGAQVIVADIPAAGEALSQTANKVGGTALALDVTAPDAAEKLAEFATERFGGIDIIVHNAGITRDKLLANMDEGRWNAVINVNLAAPHRITEGLVARGALKEGGRVIDVSSIAGIAGNRGQTNYGASKAGVIGMVNAEAPKLAEKNITINAVAPGFIETAMTAAIPLATREAGRLMSSLLQGGQTVDVAETIAYFASPASNAVTGNVVRVCGQSLIGA from the coding sequence GTGGCAGCCAGCAAGAGCAAGGGTGCTCCCAACCTCTATGGATCGTTCGTACACTCCGCGCCTGGCGCGTTCCTGGCCGGCAAGCTCGGCCTTCCGAAGCCGGAGACGCTGCGCCGCTACGTCAAGGGCGAGCCGCCGCTGTCCGGGCCGGTGCTGATCGGCGGCAAGGGCCGGGTCGCCGAGCCGGTGCGCGCCCTGCTGTCGGACTACACCTTCGCCGACGCGCTGAGCCAGGGCACCAAGTACGGCGCCCTGGTGTTCGACGCCACCGGCATCGGCACCATCGAAGACCTCTCCCAGCTGTTCGAGTTCTTCCAGCCCGCCCTGCGCAGCCTCACCCCGTCCGGCCGGATCGTGGTCATCGGCACCACCCCGGAGCTGGCTTCCGGCGTGGACGAGCAGATCGCGCAGCGCGCGCTCGAGGGCTTCACCCGCTCGGTGGCAAAGGAACTGCTGCGCGGCTCCACCGCTCAGCTGGTCTACCTGCACCCGGAGGCGTCCGCCACGGCGACCGGCCTGGAGTCGACCCTGCGCTTCCTGCTCTCGGCCAAGTCGGCGTTCGTCGACGGCCAGGTCATCCGGGTCGGCAAGGACGACGCGAGCGCCCCCGCCGACTGGGACCGCCCGCTCGACGGCAAGGTCGCGGTGGTGACCGGCGCGGCGCGCGGCATCGGCGCGACCATCGCCGAGGTGTTCGCCCGGGACGGCGCCCAGGTGATCGTCGCCGACATCCCGGCCGCGGGCGAGGCGCTGTCGCAGACCGCCAACAAGGTGGGCGGCACCGCGCTCGCGCTCGACGTGACCGCGCCCGACGCGGCGGAGAAGCTGGCCGAGTTCGCCACCGAGCGTTTCGGCGGCATCGACATCATCGTGCACAACGCGGGCATCACCCGCGACAAGCTGCTGGCGAACATGGACGAGGGCCGGTGGAACGCGGTCATCAACGTGAATCTCGCCGCGCCGCACCGGATCACCGAGGGCCTGGTGGCCAGGGGCGCGCTGAAGGAGGGCGGCCGCGTGATCGACGTGTCCTCGATCGCGGGCATCGCGGGCAACCGCGGGCAGACCAACTACGGCGCTTCCAAGGCGGGCGTCATCGGCATGGTGAACGCCGAGGCGCCGAAGCTGGCGGAGAAGAACATCACCATCAACGCCGTCGCGCCCGGTTTCATCGAGACCGCCATGACCGCCGCCATCCCGTTGGCCACCCGCGAGGCCGGGCGGCTGATGAGTTCGCTGCTGCAGGGCGGCCAGACCGTGGACGTCGCCGAGACCATCGCCTACTTCGCGAGCCCGGCGTCGAACGCGGTGACCGGCAACGTCGTGCGGGTCTGCGGGCAGAGCCTGATCGGAGCATGA
- a CDS encoding acetyl-CoA C-acetyltransferase — MTSKARSAKNTAKTGKTTRPVAIVGGNRIPFARSDKAYAHASNQDMFTAALDGLVSRFGLQGERLGMVAGGAVLKRVGEHGLIRESVLGSKLSPYTPAHDLQLACGTGLQAIVTVGDAIAAGRIEAGVGGGTDTTSDAPIGVSEGMREWMLDANRAKTNKDRLKLVGQLRPSMLGIEIPRNAEPRTGLSMGEHAAITAKEFGIPREAQDELAYLSHKNMAAAYDRGFFDDLITPFLGLTRDDNLRPNSSIEKLATLKPVFGVKAGDATMTAGNSTPLTDGASAVLLSSEEWAAERNLPVLAHLVDSEVAAVDYIHGPDGLLMAPTYAVPRLLARNGLTLQDFDYYEIHEAFASVVLATLAAWESDAYCKERLGLDGALGSIDRSKLNVNGSSLAAGHPFAATGGRIVASTAKLLAEKGSGRALISICAAGGQGVVAILER; from the coding sequence GTGACTAGCAAAGCCCGTTCGGCGAAGAACACCGCCAAGACCGGTAAGACCACCCGTCCGGTCGCGATCGTGGGCGGCAACCGGATTCCGTTCGCTCGCTCCGACAAGGCGTACGCGCACGCCTCCAACCAGGACATGTTCACCGCCGCGCTGGACGGGCTGGTCAGCCGTTTCGGCCTGCAGGGCGAGCGGCTCGGCATGGTCGCGGGCGGCGCGGTGCTCAAGCGGGTCGGCGAGCACGGCCTGATCCGGGAGAGCGTCCTCGGCAGCAAGCTCAGCCCCTACACCCCGGCGCACGACCTGCAGCTGGCCTGCGGCACCGGCCTGCAGGCGATCGTCACCGTCGGCGACGCGATCGCGGCGGGCCGGATCGAAGCGGGCGTGGGCGGCGGCACCGACACCACCTCCGACGCCCCGATCGGCGTGAGCGAGGGCATGCGCGAGTGGATGCTCGACGCCAACCGCGCCAAGACGAACAAGGACCGTCTCAAGCTGGTCGGCCAGCTGCGCCCGAGCATGCTCGGCATCGAGATCCCGCGCAACGCCGAGCCGCGCACCGGCTTGTCCATGGGCGAGCACGCCGCCATCACCGCCAAGGAATTCGGCATCCCGCGCGAAGCCCAGGACGAGCTGGCCTACCTGTCGCACAAGAACATGGCGGCCGCCTACGACCGCGGCTTCTTCGACGACCTGATCACGCCGTTCCTCGGCCTGACCCGCGACGACAACCTGCGGCCGAACTCCTCGATCGAGAAGCTGGCGACGCTGAAGCCGGTCTTCGGGGTCAAGGCGGGCGACGCGACCATGACCGCGGGCAACTCCACCCCGCTGACCGACGGCGCCTCCGCGGTGCTGCTGTCCAGCGAGGAGTGGGCGGCCGAGCGCAACCTGCCGGTGCTGGCCCACCTGGTCGACAGTGAGGTCGCGGCGGTCGACTACATCCACGGCCCCGACGGTCTGCTGATGGCGCCGACCTACGCGGTGCCGCGCCTGCTCGCCCGCAACGGCCTGACCTTGCAGGACTTCGACTACTACGAGATCCACGAGGCCTTCGCCTCGGTGGTGCTGGCCACCCTGGCCGCCTGGGAGTCCGACGCCTACTGCAAGGAGCGCCTGGGTCTCGACGGCGCGCTCGGCTCGATCGATCGCAGCAAGCTGAACGTCAACGGCTCGTCGCTGGCCGCGGGTCACCCGTTCGCCGCCACCGGCGGCCGCATCGTGGCCTCCACCGCGAAGCTGCTGGCGGAGAAGGGCTCCGGCCGCGCGCTGATCTCCATCTGCGCCGCGGGCGGCCAGGGCGTGGTCGCCATCCTCGAGCGCTGA
- a CDS encoding alpha/beta hydrolase family protein has translation MLIETSAGPAEVELEQPRRPAFLLLLTHGAGGGVEAKDLLAVRDAALGLGGGVARVVQPYRVAGRRAPGSAVKQDEAWLEVVAQLRGRKRIPLIQGGRSNGARVACRTAVAARARGVLALSFPLHPPGKPENSRRDELLAPGGIEVVVVNGANDPFGIPDPADAAEVRVIPGQPHAFRAGFDLIAETVTPWLERWS, from the coding sequence ATGCTGATCGAGACGAGTGCCGGGCCGGCTGAGGTCGAGCTCGAACAGCCGCGTAGGCCCGCGTTTCTGCTGCTGCTCACGCATGGCGCGGGTGGTGGGGTGGAGGCGAAGGACCTGCTCGCGGTGCGGGATGCCGCGCTGGGGTTGGGAGGCGGGGTCGCGCGGGTGGTGCAGCCGTATCGGGTGGCGGGGCGGCGGGCGCCGGGGTCGGCGGTCAAGCAGGACGAGGCGTGGCTGGAGGTCGTCGCTCAGTTGCGCGGGCGCAAGCGCATTCCGTTGATTCAGGGCGGGCGCAGCAACGGGGCTCGGGTCGCCTGCCGGACGGCGGTCGCGGCACGGGCCCGAGGTGTGCTCGCGCTCTCGTTCCCGTTGCATCCGCCGGGCAAGCCGGAGAACTCGCGCCGGGACGAACTACTCGCTCCCGGCGGCATCGAGGTGGTGGTCGTCAACGGAGCCAACGACCCGTTCGGCATTCCCGATCCCGCCGACGCCGCGGAGGTCCGCGTCATCCCGGGACAACCGCACGCGTTCCGTGCCGGGTTCGACCTGATCGCCGAGACCGTCACCCCCTGGCTGGAGCGCTGGTCCTGA
- a CDS encoding DUF4185 domain-containing protein — protein MSRSLSALARTGALAAVLAVAAAAPAGADPNNVIPIPALNGIHGLPQLPGPTEAVFQVTGMDSPNRTQSVNVLGTDLGIMWDDGNGRMITAFGDSAGLGVPNLLAGSIWAWTSNVLFRSSSHDPAKGILFDDVVPNPLPSPKIPGIEISLIPTAGIAVGGVQYMSLMSVREWGDHGKWNTNFATLAASGDGGTTWTQLTHTRRANVDGHENFQQNAFLKGGGYVYRYGTPAGRNNPGFVSRAKESDIANIDAYEYWDGKEWKPTDAKTAAPIVGGVAELSVMWNDYLGQYVMLTTDPANSVVLRTAPAPEGPWSEPRVLIDARALPTAYAPMIYPYQTGRDLYFLVTQHTQYNVLLMKTPL, from the coding sequence ATGAGCCGATCGCTGTCCGCCCTCGCCCGAACCGGCGCGCTCGCCGCGGTCCTCGCGGTGGCCGCGGCCGCGCCCGCCGGAGCCGACCCGAACAACGTCATCCCGATCCCGGCCCTCAACGGCATTCACGGCCTGCCCCAACTGCCCGGACCGACCGAAGCGGTGTTCCAGGTGACCGGCATGGACAGCCCGAATCGCACGCAGAGCGTCAACGTGCTCGGCACCGACCTCGGCATCATGTGGGACGACGGCAACGGCCGGATGATCACCGCCTTCGGCGACAGCGCGGGTCTGGGCGTCCCCAATCTTCTCGCGGGCAGCATCTGGGCTTGGACCAGCAACGTGTTGTTCCGCAGTTCTTCGCACGACCCGGCCAAGGGCATCCTCTTCGACGACGTGGTCCCGAACCCGCTGCCGAGTCCCAAGATCCCGGGCATCGAGATCAGCCTGATCCCCACCGCGGGCATCGCGGTGGGCGGTGTGCAGTACATGAGCCTGATGTCGGTCCGCGAATGGGGCGACCACGGGAAGTGGAACACCAACTTCGCCACCCTGGCCGCCTCCGGTGACGGCGGCACCACCTGGACGCAACTCACCCACACCCGCCGGGCCAACGTCGACGGCCACGAGAACTTCCAGCAGAACGCCTTCCTGAAAGGAGGCGGCTACGTCTACCGCTACGGCACCCCCGCGGGCCGCAACAACCCCGGCTTCGTCTCTCGGGCTAAGGAATCCGATATCGCCAATATCGACGCCTACGAATACTGGGACGGCAAGGAGTGGAAGCCCACCGACGCCAAGACCGCGGCACCGATCGTCGGCGGCGTCGCCGAGCTCTCGGTGATGTGGAACGACTACCTCGGCCAGTACGTCATGCTGACCACGGATCCGGCCAACAGCGTCGTCCTGCGCACCGCCCCCGCGCCGGAAGGGCCGTGGAGCGAACCCCGCGTCCTGATCGACGCCCGCGCCCTCCCCACCGCCTACGCGCCCATGATCTACCCCTACCAGACCGGCCGCGATCTGTATTTCCTGGTCACGCAGCACACCCAGTACAACGTGCTGCTGATGAAGACACCGCTGTGA
- a CDS encoding class I SAM-dependent methyltransferase, with translation MDAADWDERYAQTELVWGAPPNNTVVEHVYGLERRAPLQTTPEGEAPELPRALDLACGEGRNALWLATHGWQVHAVDYSQVGIDKGRTVASRLSRSVRSRITWQCADVTDLDEAGITGPFELVLMVFLHLPAQPRRALVRKAAGLLAPEGTLLVLGHDTTNITDGCGGPQDPAILFTPDDIVADLGPLAAASQVRVRLADRVYRPTETGDAIDALVIATRPAE, from the coding sequence ATGGACGCGGCCGACTGGGACGAGCGCTACGCGCAAACGGAATTGGTCTGGGGGGCACCGCCGAACAACACCGTGGTGGAGCACGTCTACGGGTTGGAACGCCGTGCGCCCCTGCAGACCACACCCGAGGGCGAGGCGCCGGAGCTCCCCCGCGCGCTCGACTTGGCGTGCGGGGAGGGCCGCAACGCCCTGTGGCTCGCCACGCACGGCTGGCAGGTGCACGCCGTCGACTACTCCCAAGTGGGCATCGACAAGGGCCGCACCGTGGCCTCGCGCCTGTCCCGCTCGGTCCGCAGTCGCATCACCTGGCAGTGCGCCGATGTCACGGACCTGGACGAGGCAGGGATCACCGGGCCGTTCGAGCTGGTGTTGATGGTCTTCCTGCACCTGCCCGCGCAGCCGCGCCGCGCGCTGGTCCGCAAGGCGGCCGGCCTGCTCGCTCCGGAGGGCACCTTGCTCGTGCTCGGCCACGACACCACCAACATCACCGACGGCTGCGGCGGGCCGCAGGACCCGGCCATCCTCTTCACTCCCGACGACATCGTCGCCGATCTCGGCCCCCTGGCGGCGGCGAGCCAGGTGCGCGTGCGCCTCGCCGACCGCGTCTACCGGCCCACCGAAACGGGCGACGCGATCGACGCATTGGTCATCGCCACCCGCCCGGCCGAGTAG
- a CDS encoding acyl-CoA dehydrogenase, which yields MGHYKSNVRDLEFNLFEVLGLGSILDSGAYGDLDTDTVKEMLNEVRRLAEGPLGESFADADRNPPVFDPENHTVTLPESFKKSYRTLQDGGWDKLGIAEELGGLPIPRAAYWAVAELILGAQPAAFMYAAGPGFANIFYNNATDEQKKWAQIAAEQGWGATMVLTEPDAGSDVGAGRTKAIKQEDGTWHIEGVKRFITSADSDDLFPNIMHLVLARPEGAGPGTKGLSLFFVPKFHFDHETGELGERNGVFVTNVEHKMGLKVSATCEVTFGGHGIPAKGWLVGEVHNGIAQMFEVIEHARMMVGTKAIATLSTGYLNARDYAKERVQGADLTKMTDKAAPRVTITHHPDVRRSLATQKAYAEGLRAVYLYTAAHQNADVAQLVSGADADLAARVNDLLLPIVKGVGSERAYQYLTESLQTLGGSGFLQDYPIEQYIRDAKIDSLYEGTTAIQAQDFFFRKIARDRGVALAHVAGQVQKFIDAEAGNGRLKGERKLLATALEDVQAMAATLTGHLMGAQEQPSELYKVGLGSVRFLLSVGDLLIGWQLLRQAEVAIAALDNGATGADEAFYHGKIAVAQFFARNILPELTATRAVLSNLDNDIMELDEAAF from the coding sequence ATGGGTCACTACAAGAGCAACGTCCGCGACCTGGAGTTCAACCTCTTCGAGGTTCTCGGCCTCGGGTCGATCCTGGACAGCGGCGCCTACGGCGATCTCGACACGGACACCGTGAAGGAGATGCTCAACGAGGTGCGTCGCCTGGCCGAGGGTCCGCTCGGTGAGTCGTTCGCCGACGCCGACCGCAACCCGCCGGTCTTCGACCCCGAGAACCACACGGTCACACTGCCGGAGTCGTTCAAGAAGAGCTACCGCACCCTGCAGGACGGCGGCTGGGACAAGCTGGGCATCGCCGAGGAGCTCGGCGGCCTGCCGATCCCGCGCGCGGCCTACTGGGCCGTCGCCGAGCTGATCCTGGGCGCGCAGCCGGCCGCCTTCATGTACGCCGCAGGCCCCGGCTTCGCGAACATCTTCTACAACAACGCCACCGACGAGCAGAAGAAGTGGGCGCAGATCGCCGCCGAGCAGGGCTGGGGCGCCACCATGGTGCTGACCGAGCCCGACGCCGGTTCCGACGTGGGCGCCGGCCGCACCAAGGCGATCAAGCAGGAAGACGGCACCTGGCACATCGAGGGCGTCAAGCGGTTCATCACCTCCGCCGACTCCGACGACCTGTTCCCGAACATCATGCACCTGGTGCTGGCCCGCCCCGAGGGCGCCGGGCCGGGCACCAAGGGCCTGTCGCTGTTCTTCGTGCCGAAGTTCCACTTCGACCACGAGACCGGTGAGCTGGGCGAGCGCAACGGCGTCTTCGTCACCAACGTCGAGCACAAGATGGGCCTGAAGGTCTCGGCCACCTGTGAGGTCACCTTCGGCGGCCACGGCATCCCGGCCAAGGGCTGGCTGGTCGGCGAGGTGCACAACGGCATCGCGCAGATGTTCGAGGTCATCGAGCACGCCCGCATGATGGTGGGCACCAAGGCCATCGCGACCCTGTCGACCGGTTACCTGAACGCGCGGGACTACGCCAAGGAGCGGGTCCAGGGCGCCGACCTGACCAAGATGACCGACAAGGCCGCGCCCCGCGTGACCATCACCCACCACCCGGACGTCCGTCGTTCGCTGGCCACCCAGAAGGCGTACGCCGAGGGCCTGCGCGCGGTGTACCTGTACACCGCCGCCCACCAGAACGCCGATGTGGCGCAGCTGGTCTCGGGCGCGGACGCGGACCTGGCCGCGCGGGTCAACGACCTGCTGCTGCCGATCGTCAAGGGCGTCGGCTCCGAGCGGGCCTACCAGTACCTGACCGAGTCGCTGCAGACCCTGGGCGGTTCCGGCTTCCTGCAGGACTACCCGATCGAGCAGTACATCCGCGACGCGAAGATCGACTCGCTCTACGAGGGCACCACCGCCATCCAGGCGCAGGACTTCTTCTTCCGCAAGATCGCCCGTGACCGCGGCGTCGCGCTGGCCCACGTGGCCGGCCAGGTGCAGAAGTTCATCGACGCCGAGGCAGGCAACGGCCGCCTGAAGGGCGAGCGCAAGCTGCTGGCCACGGCGCTGGAGGACGTGCAGGCCATGGCCGCCACGCTCACCGGCCACCTGATGGGCGCCCAGGAGCAGCCGAGCGAGCTGTACAAGGTCGGCCTGGGTTCGGTGCGCTTCCTGCTCTCCGTCGGTGACCTGCTCATCGGCTGGCAGCTGCTGCGCCAGGCCGAGGTCGCCATCGCGGCCCTGGACAACGGCGCGACCGGCGCCGACGAGGCGTTCTACCACGGCAAGATCGCGGTCGCCCAGTTCTTCGCCCGCAACATCCTGCCGGAGCTGACCGCGACCCGCGCGGTGCTGTCCAACCTGGACAACGACATCATGGAGCTGGACGAAGCCGCGTTCTGA